Part of the Drosophila willistoni isolate 14030-0811.24 unplaced genomic scaffold, UCI_dwil_1.1 Seg104.1, whole genome shotgun sequence genome, TATAAATATGCCTGTTATAAACGAGTGGGGAGATCAAATCACAAATGAAATAGTCCGCCAAATGATCGAGCAACGGGGTTTTTACTCGTTGGAAAGACCTGGTGATTTTTCAACCATTATGAACATACAAATGCTCTCCGCAATGATTCACCCTGGTGGGGGTAGAAATGACATACCAAATCGCCTTAAACGtcatttatgcatttttaattGTACACTACCAAGCAACAGTTCTTTGGATCAAATATTTAGGAGCATTGGTTCAGAATACTTCTGTGAGGAGAGATTTGATGAAGAAATTGTGCAGATTATACCTTTATTAGTTCCTTTGACACGCACATTTTGGCAGAAcgtaaaaatgaaaatgttacCCACTCCAGCCAATTTTCACTATGTTTTTAATTTGCGTGACCTCAGTCGTATTTGGGAAGGTATTTTAAAGGTGCAGCGAGATGAATGTAAAACAATAGAACAGATATTAAAATTATGGTGTCATGAGTGTATCAGAGTTATATCGGACCGTTTCACTTCGGAAAAAGATAAAACATGGTTCTTGGATCGCATGCGCATTGATGCCGAATTATACTTAGGTGAAAAATTTGTTCATTATCCTGATGTACAAACTTTTTGGGTAGATTTCCTAAGAGATGCGCCTGAAAACCAAGAGGATGACGAAGAAGAAGATTTATTATTCGCGCCACCTAAAGTCTATGAGGAAATACCAAGGTGAGTAATAACTACATAGAGATGTTATTGGGCTTTAATTAATACCTAAAATTCATTTCAGTTTTGAAGTTGTAAAGGAAAAGGTTACATTCTTTATGGCCcaatttaatgaatttataaGAGGATATCGAATggatttagttttttttgtggatGCTTTAAAACACCTGATGATTGTATCTCGAATTATTGGAAATCCAAGAGGAAACGCATTACTTGTTGGAGTTGGAGGTTCTGGAAAACAAAGTCTAACGCGCCTGGCATCTTTTATTGCCGGTTATAAGTTTTTCCAAATAACATTGACTCGATCTTACAATATTGGTAATCTTACAGAGGACCTTAAATTCCTATATCGTACCGCTGGACTCGAAGGAAGTGGAATGACATTTATATTTACAGATAATGAGATTAAAGAAGAATCTTTTCTGGAATATATTAACAATATACTGAGCTCTGGGGAAATCGCTAATTTGTTCGCGAAAGACGAAATAGACGAAATGTATACTGAACTTATTCCCGTTATGAAAAAACTGCAGCCCCGTCGTCCACCAACGCAAGACAATTTGtatgatttttttatttcacgTGCTCGTTTTAATTTACATGTAGCTTTATGCTTCTCACCAGTAAGTAAATTAAACTACGAATCCATAtcattacacaaaaaaaatttaaggaTTTTTTAAGTCTATTTAAGTATGGACGGATTAACAATTTGGTTTGAGCACGGAAATcactttttgtattttaaaagCATCTTCATTTTGCAATGTGTTTCCGGTATAGTTCCAgcgaatttaaaaaatttttttaaaaattttgtaaaaatgaaTTGTTGTTGTGTATTTTGGATTCggattattaatatttttaccattgtaattgtattttaactaattcattttatttttacttagGTTGGGGAAAAATTCCGCATGCGTTCTTTAAAGTTTCCAGGACTTATATCTGGATGTATCATAGATTGGTTTCAAAAGTGGCCAGAGGACGCCCGCATTGCAGTGTCTCGACATTATCTGGGTGAATTCGAAATAGTTTGCAGCGACAAAGTTAAAGACCAAATTATTGATATCATGAGCTGGATACACGAGACGGTTCAGGATTCGTGTAATATATACTACGACCGTTTTAGACGGGTCACATTTGTGACTCCAAAATcgttaatttcatttttagaAAGCTATAAAATACTgtacaaagaaaaacaaatgcatATTGTTGTAATGTCAGAGCGTATGAGCTCCGGATTAGATAAGCTTGATGAAGCTGGTGCTTCAGTTGCCATACTTAAAAAGGATTTAATCGAAATGAACAAAGTTATAGCTATTGCTTCTGGAGAAGCTGAAGACGTTTTAGCAACTGTTGAGCAGTCTAAAGCTGCTGCCGAAATCGTCAAAGTAGAAGTCGCCGAAAAAAAAGGTCAAGCCGAAGTTCTTGTGAAGAATATATCTGCTGTAAAAGAGGTTGCTGAAGCTAAATTAGAAAAAGCTCTCCCTGCTTTGGAGGAAGCAGAAGCTGCACTGAAAACAATAAAAGCTGCAGATATAGCCACCGTTCGTAAACTTGGAAAACCCCCATATCTAATAACACTTATCATGGATTGCGTTTGCATATTATTCCGAAGAAGAATTAAACCTATTCGTCCAGATGTAGAGAAGACTTTTATTCAGAGTTCATGGGATGAATCTCTTAAAGTAATGTCAGACACAAATTTCTTAAGGAAAATTGTAGAATACCCAACCGACTTAATCAATGCTGAAATGGTTGACCTGATGCTTCCCTATTTTCAATATCCGTAAGTATTACtcattttaatatatttgctTCTATTACAATACTAGCAAACCCGGCGAACTTTGTTTCGCCACCTGACGGCTTCGTTTTGAAAATGAACGAAAGATTAacgaaattttcatttaagcACCTTGTGGTAAACgacattctttgtttttggtcAGGCGCAAGATCAAATAAATCGGATCGTTTGCCGCGACGCATGTCACATGGTATTGACCATAAGAAAAACATGAATTTATTAGATTAAGGCCTCAAATAGTGAAGGATTGGCCGTGTGATTTGTTAATCGTCATGGCGAAGCCAAGACGAATcggaaattgaatttgtttaaagtcagAGGGCATATCCGTCTTGATgtatagcggacgttgacgatactatgcgcagttcgttcaagtggcccctacgacactgTTTTTCGAATCGCGAAaggacagacaaacaaataatactatagctatctattaactaaatgggataggatagatgttttaagcatattaatagaaaactctgagccgattacaggggatagaagattgtaatcagagcagaggaccctaaaaggttcatgcatagcatagttagaagaacaacaaagactaagggataaaggtatcaaaggacgtctactccgtctacatggtaccgacagattcacctgagctaataactcaggcgagtcgatatcaccaattaggagcttgtgcataaaaatgacaccaagcataattctacggttagttagggacggaaggttaatcaagagaagtctactagaatacgaaggcaaattgacattgcgatcccagcttaagccacgaagagcaaatagcaagaactagTTTAATCTGGTGCGattcatattgaggtgaccaaatgcaagatccatactctaaaataggacggacaagcgaagtaaaaagaactttagttgtataggggtcatcaaattcttttgaccatcctttaatgaaacccaggacactcatggcctttgcgaccgtggtggaaatatgggtgttaaaatttaacttatggtccataagtacgcccaaatcattcatattatttagacgttctaaagggctattgtttagaaaataagtgaccagttgaggagagttacgaaaaaaagtcattaccttacatttggtagtgttaagatttagtagattaaac contains:
- the LOC26530221 gene encoding dynein axonemal heavy chain 5, with product MTIFIDDINMPVINEWGDQITNEIVRQMIEQRGFYSLERPGDFSTIMNIQMLSAMIHPGGGRNDIPNRLKRHLCIFNCTLPSNSSLDQIFRSIGSEYFCEERFDEEIVQIIPLLVPLTRTFWQNVKMKMLPTPANFHYVFNLRDLSRIWEGILKVQRDECKTIEQILKLWCHECIRVISDRFTSEKDKTWFLDRMRIDAELYLGEKFVHYPDVQTFWVDFLRDAPENQEDDEEEDLLFAPPKVYEEIPSFEVVKEKVTFFMAQFNEFIRGYRMDLVFFVDALKHLMIVSRIIGNPRGNALLVGVGGSGKQSLTRLASFIAGYKFFQITLTRSYNIGNLTEDLKFLYRTAGLEGSGMTFIFTDNEIKEESFLEYINNILSSGEIANLFAKDEIDEMYTELIPVMKKLQPRRPPTQDNLYDFFISRARFNLHVALCFSPVGEKFRMRSLKFPGLISGCIIDWFQKWPEDARIAVSRHYLGEFEIVCSDKVKDQIIDIMSWIHETVQDSCNIYYDRFRRVTFVTPKSLISFLESYKILYKEKQMHIVVMSERMSSGLDKLDEAGASVAILKKDLIEMNKVIAIASGEAEDVLATVEQSKAAAEIVKVEVAEKKGQAEVLVKNISAVKEVAEAKLEKALPALEEAEAALKTIKAADIATVRKLGKPPYLITLIMDCVCILFRRRIKPIRPDVEKTFIQSSWDESLKVMSDTNFLRKIVEYPTDLINAEMVDLMLPYFQYP